In one Silene latifolia isolate original U9 population chromosome 10, ASM4854445v1, whole genome shotgun sequence genomic region, the following are encoded:
- the LOC141608367 gene encoding uncharacterized protein LOC141608367 has protein sequence MDILYKGPRFTWCNKREDHSVVLERLDKGYGSWDWNDIFPNSCITHLPIQVSDHAPIIFKTDLITCNGRRPYRMEAWNLDYEECIRLVHNEWPEPVSGSATVRMIRLHEIETQGVTRTFTTAYASQVEYAKVLAKYWKQRAKMKWNTEGDTYSKYFFNWIKGRAGRNYVAGIKMDNGEWNCDSEGIKGLFVQFYSRLFQEGTNHITFDEYHPTVKNLFSINKEFLSPDDRDALCIRFTPKEVRTAVFQLGPLKSPGPDGIPAIFFHKCCILLSMMLLGQYWVSSMVIAHQNF, from the exons ATGGATATTCTGTATAAGGGGCCAAGGTTTACTTGGTGTAACAAGAGAGAAGATCATAGTGTAGTGTTGGAACGCCTTGATAAGGGTTATGGATCGTGGGATTGGAATGATATTTTTCCGAATTCTTGTATTACTCATCTTCCTATTCAAGTTTCAGATCATGCGCCTATTATCTTTAAAACGGATTTAATTACTTGTAATGGTAGAAGACCTTATCGTATGGAGGCTTGGAACCTAGATTATGAGGAATGTATTCGCTTGGTACATAACGAATGGCCCGAGCCTGTCTCAGGCTCTGCCACCGTCAGAATGATAC GGCTCCACGAAATTGAGACACAAGGAGTGACTCGAACTTTCACTACTGCATATGCTAGTCAAGTGGAGTATGCTAAAGTCTTGGCAAAATATTGGAAACAGAGGGCCAAGATGAAATGGAACACTGAGGGTGATACATACTCCAAGTACTTCTTTAATTGGATTAAGGGTAGGGCAGGCAGGAATTACGTTGCTGGGATTAAAATGGATAATGGGGAGTGGAATTGTGACAGTGAGGGAATTAAGGGATTATTTGTCCAATTCTACTCTAGACTCTTTCAGGAAGGAACGAATCATATCACTTTTGATGAGTACCACCCTACTGTGAAAAATTTGTTCAGTATTAATAAAGAGTTTCTTTCTCCTGATGACAGAGATGCACTTTGCATTCGTTTTACTCCTAAGGAGGTTCGTACGGCTGTGTTTCAACTTGGTCCGTTAAAATCCCCGGGACCTGATGGTATTCCTGCTATCTTCTTCCATAAGTGTTGCATTTTATTAAGCATGATGTTATTGGGACAGTATTGGGTATCCTCAATGGTAATAGCTCACCAGAATTTCTGA
- the LOC141608365 gene encoding uncharacterized protein LOC141608365, whose product MATPTHSSVYKDPLHLTTGDQSLLQLLPQVFTGKGFLHWSRYLRIALISKNKLVFINGTLPRPPATDARHHDWILTDYTVMRWIQFSLAEEIAKSFSYVTSSKELWEELNERFNQSNAPYLYQLRHNVAQIKQVDLAVAEYYAMV is encoded by the coding sequence ATGGCGACTCCTACTCATTCGTCTGTTTATAAGGATCCACTTCATCTCACTACTGGTGATCAAAGTCTTTTACAGTTACTTCCGCAGGTGTTTACTGGTAAAGGCTTTCTGCATTGGTCACGCTACTTGCGCATCGCTTTGATCTCCAAGAATAAGCTTGTCTTTATCAATGGAACTCTTCCTCGACCACCTGCTACAGATGCTCGTCATCATGACTGGATTCTAACAGATTATACTGTCATGCGCTGGATACAATTCTCTTTAGCTGAAGAAATTGCTAAGAGTTTCTCCTATGTCACTTCTAGCAAGGAGCTATGGGAGGAGTTGAATGAACGTTTTAATCAATCAAATGCTCCATACCTATATCAGCTTCGTCATAACGTTGCtcaaatcaaacaggttgatctCGCTGTAGCAGAATACTATGCGATGGTATAA
- the LOC141606056 gene encoding putative glycosyltransferase At5g20260 — protein sequence MANSTTSTTLLLIPTILLLVFFYFSFNFHLNQFFNTNPSKPSNSNNSPLIINHDHHANHSNVDVSFFRILVSKEEEKKKYKRNNLTKVEDGLARARAAIRKASRTKNYTSEIEETFVPRGPVYRNPFAFHQSHIEMIKRFKIFVYKEGEPPFVHQGPVKGIYGIEGMFIDELESGLSNFITPDPNEAQAYFLPISVARIVTVLYRPLISYERGPLHRVLLDYVNVVADKYPFWNRSGGADHFMLSCHDWAPEISETRPKYFDNFIRVLCNANTSEGFQPSRDVSIPEVNIPPEKLGPPSLPSRPSQRKIFAFFAGGVHGHVRKKLFAYWKNKDDPDIQINEYLPKNKNYYKLLGQTKFCLCPSGYEVASPRIVEAIFAECVPVLIKDNYSLPFNDVLDWTRFSVHVPVARIPEIKDILKRISSRDYLRLLNGVRSVKRHFTLNRPTKPFDLIHMMLHSIWLRRLNVGLLY from the exons ATGGCTAATAGCACAACCTCAACAACTTTGCTACTAATCCCTACTATTCTTCTTCTTGTTTTCTTCTACTTCTCTTTTAATTTCCACCTAAACCAATTTTTCAACACTAATCCTTCTAAACCATCAAATAGTAATAATTCACCCTTAATCATTAATCATGATCATCATGCAAATCATAGCAACGTCGACGTCTCATTTTTTCGCATACTT GTGAGTAAAgaagaggagaaaaagaaatacaaAAGGAATAACTTGACTAAGGTTGAAGATGGGTTGGCTCGAGCACGGGCCGCAATCCGAAAAGCTTCCCGGACAAAGAATTATACGTCGGAGATTGAAGAAACGTTTGTTCCTAGAGGACCCGTTTACCGAAACCCGTTTGCTTTTCATCA GAGTCATATAGAGATGATAAAAAGATTTAAAATATTTGTGTACAAAGAAGGAGAGCCACCATTTGTACACCAAGGTCCAGTGAAAGGTATATATGGCATAGAAGGCATGTTCATTGATGAACTAGAAAGTGGGCTAAGCAACTTCATTACACCTGACCCGAATGAGGCCCAAGCCTATTTTCTACCCATAAGTGTGGCCCGGATAGTTACGGTCTTATATCGGCCCCTTATCTCATACGAACGTGGGCCTCTTCATAGGGTTTTGTTGGACTATGTCAATGTTGTTGCTGATAAATATCCATTTTGGAATAGAAGTGGTGGTGCTGATCATTTTATGCTCTCTTGCCATGATTGG GCACCGGAGATCTCAGAAACCAGACCAAAGTACTTCGACAACTTCATACGAGTACTATGTAATGCCAACACATCCGAAGGGTTCCAGCCTTCAAGAGACGTCTCAATACCTGAAGTCAACATTCCCCCCGAAAAACTAGGGCCGCCAAGCTTACCTTCACGCCCAAGTCAACGCAAAATTTTCGCTTTTTTCGCCGGTGGGGTTCATGGGCACGTTAGAAAAAAATTATTCGCATATTGGAAAAATAAAGACGATCCAGATATTCAAATTAATGAGTACCttccaaaaaataaaaattactaCAAATTATTAGGACAAACTAAGTTTTGTTTGTGCCCTAGTGGATATGAAGTTGCAAGTCCAAGAATTGTGGAAGCTATATTTGCTGAATGTGTGCCAGTACTTATTAAGGATAATTACTCATTACCATTTAATGATGTTCTTGATTGGACCCGGTTTTCGGTTCATGTTCCGGTGGCAAGGATTCCAGAGATTAAGGACATACTTAAGCGGATTTCGTCAAGGGATTACTTAAGGTTGCTCAATGGAGTTAGGAGTGTTAAGAGACATTTTACTTTGAATAGACCTACTAAACCTTTTGATTTGATTCATATGATGTTGCATTCTATTTGGCTTAGGAGGCTTAATGTAGGATTACTGTATTGA